A region of the Pseudarthrobacter phenanthrenivorans Sphe3 genome:
ACTTAACGCGCTGGGCTTGCCCGCACCATCAATGGTCCGGGCAAGCTCATGCGGCGTCGAAAGCCTTAGACGCGGCGGCGCTTCGGCGGGCGGCAGCCGTTGTGGGCGGCGGGGGTGACGTCCTGGATGGAGCCAACCTCGAGGCCTGCGGCCTGCAGCGAACGGATCGCGGTCTCGCGTCCTGAACCCGGTCCCTTGACGAAAACGTCAACCTTGCGCATGCCGTGCTCCTGGGCACGCTTGGCAGCAGCTTCGGCAGCCATCTGGGCTGCGAACGGGGTGGACTTACGCGAGCCCTTGAAGCCAACCTCACCTGAGGAAGCCCAAGAGATAACAGCGCCGGTCGGATCCGTGATGGAAACGATGGTGTTGTTAAAAGTGCTCTTGATGTGCGCCTGGCCAAGCGCGATATTCTTCTTGTCCTTCTTACGCGGCTTGCGAACCGCGCCACGAGTCTTCGGGGGCATTATTTCTCCTACAGAAAGTTATCGGGGGAAAGTCCGTTAATCCCGGCGGGGATTTTAACGGGCCTTCTTCTTGCCGGCGACGGTGCGCTTCGGGCCCTTGCGGGTACGGGCGTTGGTCTTCGTACGCTGTCCGCGTACGGGCAGGCCCTTGCGGTGGCGCAGGCCTTCGTAGCTGCCGATTTCAACCTTGCGGCGGATATCTGCTGCTACTTCGCGGCGAAGGTCACCCTCAACCTTGTAGTTGCCTTCAATGTAGTCACGCAGCTCAACCAGCTGGGCATCGGTCAGGTCCTTGACGCGAACGTCAGCGCTGATGCCAGTGGCGGCCAGGGTTTCGTGTGCACGGGTCTTGCCCACGCCGTAGATGTAAGTAAGCGCAATTTCCAGCCGCTTTTCGCGGGGAATGTCTACGCCAGCGAGACGAGCCATAGTGGCAGTACTCCTTGATAAACCGGAGGTCGTAGGCAGTACACCCGCACGTTCCGTGCGGCCCCAGCCTCCGACCGGGGGTTAGCTGCCCGGGCTCCATACGTCCCAGATCAGCTTGTGCTGCCTTTATTTACTTGCGTGGGTTAACAACCCAGGATTTCCCAGTGAAGGGAATTAGCCCTGGCGCTGCTTGTGGCGCGGGTTCTCGCAGATCACCATGACCCGGCCATTACGGCGGATCACTTTGCACTTTTCGCAGATCTGCTTGACGCTCGGCTTGACCTTCATGGCATTCCTTTGCGTGTAACAGTTGGTCAACTGGAGCGGCGCCAGCTCACACCGGGGCCGCCCAGCAATTTACTTGTAGCGGTAGACGATACGACCACGGGTGAGGTCGTACGGGCTCAGCTCCACCACTACGCGGTCCTCAGGGAGAATCCTGATGTAGTGCTGACGCATCTTTCCAGAGATATGTGCCAGTACGATGTGCTTGTTGGTGAGCTCAACGCGAAACATCGCGTTAGGCAGCGCCTCGGTCACAACGCCTTCGATCTCAATGACCCCGTCCTTCTTGGCCATACCCTCCGCTAACTGTTTGTTGCCGCAGTCCTGCCCGATTGCACCGGTCATGACCACGAACGTTTTTGTTGGATCGATTGTCCACTCCGGGACCCAAAAGGGCGTGGCAGTCCAGACAACCAACAAACAACACTACTCTGATTCCCGGTAAAAGTTAAATCCAGCAATGCTAGCGCATCTCTGCCCCGTACGCACCATAGTGGCCTGCCGGGGTCGTCACGGCTGCAGCGCTGGCCACGCCGTCAAGGATGGCCAAACGTACGACGTCGGCTGCCGCGCTCTGCAGCGTAATAAGGCTGAGCTGCCGGGCAGGTTCGTCCGAGCGGTCCAGTGCCACGGCTTGGGTTGCAAGGCAAAAGACGGTGTCGCCGTCAGCAAGGGTGTGGCTGGGACTCAGCGCCCGGGCGATGCCCGCATGCGAAGCGGAAGCGGTCCGCTTGCACTCGGCGACGTCAAGGATGGCATTCGTGGCAACAACAACAAGCGTTGTGTTGAGCGGCGGTCCAGCCACCGACTCCTGGAGAACCGTGTGCCCGACCAGCGGCAGGCCCAGCGCGTTCACCACGGCCAGTGCCCCCACAAGCACCCCACCTTCCAGCGAGACCGAAGCTGTCCCCACCCCGCCCTTGTAGGTCCTGCCAAGCAGCGCACCGGTGCCGGCACCCACGTTGCCGCGTCCGACGTCGTGCCCTTCCTCCTGCCCCCCAGCGGCGGCGGCTGCAGCGTAGCCCATGTCCGCCGTCGGACGTGCCGAAAAGTCCCCGCCCCTGCCAAGGTCGAAGATCGCGGCGGCCGGAACGATGGGAACCACTCCCCCGGGCACGGCGAAGCCGCGGCCGTTCTCCTCGCACCAGCGCTGGGCGCCGGAGGCTGAGGCCAGGCCGTAGGCACTGCCGCCGGTCAGCACCACGGCGTCCACTGCGCTGACCAGCGTGGTGGGATCCAGGGCGTCGGTCTCATGGGTGGCCGGCCCGCCGCCCTGGACGTCCACCGATCCCAACGTGCCTGCCGGGGGCAGCACCACTGTCACGCCACTCAGCCAGCCGTCGTCGGACTTTTGCTGATGCCCCACCCGGACTCCCGGCACGTCAGTGATTGCTCCCATGGCACCCATTGTTCCCCCTCCCCCCCCAACTAGGTAGCGCTAAGTGTCGTTTTGAGGGCCCAAAACGACACTTAGCGCTACCTAGTTGGGAAGAAGGGAGGGGACCTAAGGGATCGGGACCGGGGTGACGCCCAGCGGCACCAAGTGCTCCGCGCCGCCGTCGGGCGCTGACAGCACCCAGATGCCTTTCTCGTGGACCGCAACGGAATGCTCCCACTGGCAGGACCGCTTCCCGTCGGTGGTGACCACGGTCCAGTCATCTTCCAGGACCGCGGTTTCGATGCCGCCGCGGACCAGCATGGGCTCGATCGCCAGGCACAGTCCCGGCTTGATCTTGGGGCCGCGGTGGCTGGTGCGGTAGTTCAGCACGTCGGGGGCCATGTGCATTTCGGAACCGATGCCGTGGCCCACATAGTCCTCGAGGATCCCGAGCGGTTTGCCGGGAACGGACGAGACGTAGTCATCGATTGCAGCCCCAATGTCGCCCACGTGCTTTCCGGTGGCCAGCGCGGCAATGCCGTGCCACATCGCTGCGCGCGTCACGTCCGAGAGGCGCTGGTCCTCCGGATCGGCCGTGCCTACAACGACGGTCCTTGCGGAATCGGAGTGCCAGCCGTTGACGATCGCGCCGCCGTCGATTGAGATGATGTCCCCGTCATTGAGGACCCGGCTGCCCGGGATGCCGTGGACCACTTCCTCGTTGACCGATGTGCAGATGGTGGCCGGAAAGCCGTGGTAACCAAGAAAGTTGGACTTTGCGCCCGCTTCGTTCAGGACCGCGGCGAAAACGTCGTCGAGGTGCTTGGTGGTGACACCGGGAACGGCGGCCGCCACGGCAGCGTCAAGGGCACGACTCAGGACCAAGCCTGCCTCGTGCATGGTGCGCATCTGGGCGTTGGTCTTGTATTCGATACGGGGCTGGCCAAAGGCCATGGTGTTTCCTTTCAAATGGCTGAGGCTCCTCCCGTCTACCGGGAGGAGCCTCGGAAAAGCTGTGCGCTGGGTCAGGCTGCCTGGGCAGCCTTGATGGCTTCCATGACGCGGTCGGTGACCTCGTCGATGGGGCCGATGCCATCCACCTGGGTGAGGATGCCGCGTTCGGCGTACTTGGCCACTACGGCTTCCGTCTGCTCGTGGTAGAGGTCAAGGCGGTGGCGGATGACGGCTTCATTGTCGTCGCTCCGGCCCGTTTCCTTGGCCCGGCCCAGCAGGCGGTGGACGAGTTCCTCATCGTCGGCAGTCAGCTGCAGGACGACGTCGAGCTTTTCCTCGCCCTTGGCGAGAATCTCATCCAGGTAGTCCACCTGCGCCGTGGTGCGGGGGTAACCGTCCAGCAGGAAGCCGTTTTCGACGTCGGCCTCGCTGAGCCGGTCCCGCACCATCTTGTTGGTCACGCTGTCCGGAACGAAGTCGCCGTTGTCCATGTACTTCTTGGCCTCGATGCCAAGGGGCGTTTCGCCCTTCACGTTCGCACGGAAGATGTCACCGGTGGAGATGGCCACAACGCCAAGGCGCTCTGAAATCCGCTCCGCCTGCGTACCTTTTCCTGAACCGGGAGGTCCAATAATCAACATTCTCGTCATCGCAAAAGCCCTTCGTAGTGACGTTGTTGTAGCTGCGCATCAATCTGCTTGACGGTCTCCAGGCCAACGCCCACCATGATCAGGATCGAGGTGCCACCGAACGGGAAGTTCTGGTTTGCGTTGATCAGCACCAGTGCAACCAGCGGGATCAGCGCCACGAAGCCGAGGTACAGGGCTCCGGGCAGGGTGATCCGGGAGAGCACGTACTGCAGATAGTCAGCGGTCGGCTTACCCGCGCGGATACCCGGGATAAAGCCGCCGTACTTCTTCATGTTGTCTGAGACTTCTTCAGGGTTGAAGGTGATCGCGACGTAGAAGTAGGTAAAGAAAACGATCATGGCGAAGTAGAGCACCATGTAGATGGGCTGGTCACCGCGGACCAGGTTGTTGTTGATCCATTCAACCCACGGCTGGATCGGTTCGCCGGCTCGGGGCTGGTTGAACTGGGAGATCAGGCCCGGCAGGTAAAGCATGGAGGAAGCGAAGATCACGGGGATCACGCCGGCCATGTTCACCTTGATGGGGATGTAGGTGCTGGTACCGCCCACGGTGCGGCGGCCAATCATCCGCTTGGCGTACTGCACCGGAACGCGGCGCTGCGACTGCTCGACGAAGACCACCAGCGCCACCGTCAGCAGGCCGACGGCGAGGACGGTGAAGAACGTTGCGGGGCCCTGCGAGGTCCAGATGGCGCCCAGGGAGGTGGGGAACGTGGCTGCGATGGACGTGAAGATGAGCAGGGACATGCCGTTGCCCACGCCCTTCTCCGTCACGAGCTCGCCCATCCACATGATCAGGCCGGTGCCGGCAGTCAGCGTGATGATGATCAGGATGGTGGTGATCACGCTGTCGTCAGGAATGATCTCCAGTGCACAGCCGGGCAGCAGCTGGCCGGAGCGGGCCAGGGACACCAGGGTGGTGGCGTTGAGCAGGCCCAGCGCAATGGTGAGGTACCGGGTGTACTGGGTCAGCTTTGACTGACCCGAGGCGCCCTCTTCGTAGAGCTGCTGGAACCGGGGAATGACCACCCGCAGCAGCTGGACGATGATGCTGGCCGTAATGTACGGCATGATGCCCAGGGCGAAGATGGACACCTGGAGCAACGCGCCGCCGCTGAACAGGTTAACGAGCTGGTACAGCCCGCCTGCGGTCTGACCGTTCTGCAAGCATTGCTGGACATTCTGGTAGTTCACACCTGGCGAGGGAATGAAAGCACCCAAGCGGAAAATGGTGATGATTCCCAGCGTGAACAACAACTTGCGTCGCAGATCAGGCGTGCGAAAGGCCCGGCCAAATGCGCTAAGCAAGCGTCCTCCTGTGGTGTTTATAAGAGTGGTGTGATGGGGATCTATAAATCCCAACAACCGAGTCTAACGGTTGTATGCGCCATGCGAACAATCCGCGCTGGCGCTCGTGCGCCGGATGGCGCGGAAAAAACGCCGGGCGGATGGAAAAAACTCCCGGCCCCGGGGCCATAGCCCCAAGACCGGGAGTTCAACAACGGGCTTGCAGCCCACCGGCACTAGAGAGCGGTGGTGCTTCCGCCTGCTGCGGCAATCTTTTCAGCAGCGCTGGCCGAGAATGCGTGGGCGGTGACGTCAACCTTGACGGTGATGTCGCCGGTGCCCAGCACCTTGACGGGCTGGTTCTTGCGAACGGCACCCTTTTCGACCAGGTTCTCCACGGTGACAGCGCCACCTTCAGGGAACAGCTCGTTGAGCTTGTCCAGGTTTACAACCTGGAACTCAACGCGGAACGGGTTCTTGAAGCCGCGCAGCTTGGGCAGGCGCATGTGCAGCGGCAGCTGGCCGCCGGCAAAGCCAGCCTTTACCTGGTAGCGGGCTGCAGTACCCTTGGTACCGCGACCAGCGGTCTTACCCTTGGATGCTTCACCACGACCAACACGGGTCTTGGCGGTCTTGGCACCCGGGGCGGGACGCAGGTGGTGAACCTTCAGGGCGTTCTGCTTCTCAGCAGCCTGTGCCTTATCAGCAGTGTTCTCTGCCATTTACTTCGCCTCCTCTACCTTTACCAGGTGCGGAACCGTGTTGAGCATTCCCACGGTGACGGCGTCGGCAGTGCGGACAACGGTGTGTCCGATCCGCTTCAGGCCGAGGGACCGCAGGGTGTCGCGCTGGTTCTGCTTGCCGCCAATGGCGGACTTGATCTGAGTGATCTCCAACTGTGAGTCGGAGGGAATCAGGTTCTTAGCCATGACTAGGCACCTGCCTTCGGGCTCAAGAGGGCCTTCACCAGTGCAGCCGGAGCGATCTCGTCGAGGGGCAGGCCGCGGCGTGCTGCCACTGCTGCCGGCTCTTCGAGGCGCTTCAGGGCATCAACAGTCGCGTGAACGATGTTGATGGCGTTGGAGGAACCGAGCGACTTGGAGAGGATGTCGTGGATGCCCACGCACTCCAGTACTGCACGGACCGGACCACCGGCGATAACACCGGTACCGGCGGAAGCCGGACGCAGCATTACGACGCCGGCAGCAGCCTCACCCTGAACGCGGTGCGGGATGGTGTTGCCCACGCGGGGAACGCGGAAGAAGGACTTCTTGGCCTCTTCTACGCCCTTCGCGATTGCTGCGGGAACTTCCTTGGCCTTGCCGTAGCCGACGCCGACCATGCCGTTACCGTCACCGACGACGACCAGGGCGGTGAAGCTGAAGCGACGACCACCCTTGACCACCTTGGAGACGCGGTTGATGGTGACAACGCGCTCTACGAACTGGCTCTTCTCGGCTTCACGGCCGCCGTCACGGCCGCCACGGCCGCCACGCTCGCCGCGGCCCTGGCCACGGTCGCCACGCTCGCCGCGACGAGCGCCACCACGGCGGTCGTCGGCAGCTGCGGGTGCAGTGGTCTCAGTGGCCGGAGCAGCTACGGCGTCAGTCGCCTTCTGATCTGCAGACACAGTGTCCTTTTCCTTGTTTGCTTCCGTCACAGCGACAGCCCACCTTCACGTGCACCGTCAGCGACGGCGGCGATCCGGCCGTGGTACTTGTTACCACCGCGGTCGAAGACAACAGCCTCGATACCGGCAGCCTTGGCACGCTCGGCAACGAGCTCGCCAACGCGCTTGGCCTTGGCAGTCTTGTCGCCGTCGAATGCACGAAGGTCGGCTTCCAGGGTGGAGGCGCTTGCTACGGTCTGGCCAATGGTGTCATCGACAACCTGGACAAACACGTGGCGTGCGGAGCGGTTGACGACCAGACGAGGACGTACAGCCGTACCGGAGATGCGCTTACGGATACGAAGCTGGCGGCGGCTGCGCGAAGCAGACTTGCTCTTGTTCGTACGCTTCTTGTTAATTGAGATGGCCATGGTTACTTACCAGCCTTTCCGACCTTGCGGCGGATGACTTCGCCGGCGTAACGGATGCCCTTGCCCTTGTAGGGGTCCGGCTTCCGCAGCTTGCGAATGTTGGCAGCAACCTCGCCGACCTGCTGCTTGTTGATACCTGAAACAGAGAGCTTGGTCGGGGTCTCAACTGCAAAGGTGATGCCCTCCGGTGCGGAGACATTGACCGGGTGGCTGAAACCGAGAGCGAACTCAAGGTCAGATCCCTTGGCCTGAACGCGGTAACCGGTACCAACGATTTCAAGCTTCTTCTCGTAGCCCTTGGTAACGCCCTCGATCATGTTGGAGATCAGGGTGCGGGTCAGGCCGTGGAGTGAACGGGAGGCGCGCTCGTCGTTCGGGCGGGCGACAGTCAGGGTGTCTGCTTCCAGGGTGACCTCGATCGGGCTGGCCACAGTGTGGTTCAGCTCGCCCTTGGATCCCTTGACGCTGACGACAGAGCCGTCAACCTTGACCTCAACGCCGGCAGGAACGGTGATGGGGAGACGTCCAATACGTGACATTATTCTCTTCCTTTCCCGTTACCAGACGTACGCGAGGACTTCGCCGCCCACGCCCTTCTTGCCGGCCTGCTTGTCAGTCAGGAGGCCGGAAGAGGTGGACAGGATTGCGACACCCAGGCCACCGAGCACGTGCGGCAGGTTGGTGGACTTTGCGTAAACACGCAGGCCCGGCTTGGAGATACGGCGAACGCCAGCGATTGAACGCTCGCGGTTCGGTCCGAACTTGAGCTCGATGGTCAGCTTCTTGCCAACCTCAGCGTCCTCTTCCTTCCAGCCGGCAATGAAGCCTTCAGCCTTGAGGATGTCGGCAACGCGTGCCTTGAGCTTGCTGTACGGCATGGTCACGGTGTCGTGGTATGCCGAGTTTGCATTGCGCAGACGCGTAAGCATGTCTGCGACAGGATCTGTCATTGTCATTGTGGGCTCTTGCCCTTCCTCGTAACGGTTTCCGCGGTTCCGCTGTCCCCAGGAGGGTGCGGTACCGCCGGACCTTTTACGTAGTTAGATTAGTCTTCGGCCTTGAACGGGAAGCCAAGCGCCTTCAGCAGCGCGCGGCCTTCGTCATCGGTCTTAGCAGTGGTAACAACCGTGATGTCCATACCGCGGACGCGGTCGATCTTGTCCTGGTCGATTTCGTGGAACATAACCTGCTCGGTCAGACCGAAGGTGTAGTTGCCGTTGCCATCGAACTGCTTGCCGGAGAGACCGCGGAAGTCCCTGATTCGGGGCAGCGCCAGGGTGACAAGACGATCCAGGAATTCCCACATGCGGTCGCCACGCAGGGTAGCGTGTGCACCGATGGGCATGCCTTCGCGCAGCTTGAACTGTGCGATCGACTTGCGGGCCTTGGTTACCTGCGGCTTCTGGCCGGTGATCTGGGTGAGGTCGCGGACAGCGCCGTCGATCAGCTTGGAGTCCTTGGCGGCATCTCCAACACCCATGTTCACAACGACCTTCACGAGGCGGGGAACCTGGTTGACGTTCTGGTACTTGAATTCCTCCATGAGCGAGCTCTTGATGGAATCGGCGTACTTGGTCTTCAGACGAGGAACGATCTTCGTTGCCGGAGTCTCGAGAGTCTCAGTCATTAGATGTCCTTCCCTGAGCTCTTGGCCACGCGGATGCGGACTTCGCGCTGCTTGCCGTTACGCTCAACGGTCTCGGTGCGGAAGCCGACGCGGGTGGGCTTCTTGGTGGACGGGTCTACCAGAGCCACGTTGGAGATGTGGATCGGAGCCTCAACGACCTCGATGCCACCGGTCTTGGTGCCGCGCTGCGACTGGCCGACCTTGGTGTGCTTGGTGACGCGGTTGATGCCCTCAACCAACACGCGGTTGGTGTCGGTGAACACGCGCAGGACCTTGCCCTGCTTGCCGCGGTCGCCGCCGCGCTCAGCCTTGGCGCCAGTGATGACCTGAACCAGGTCACCCTTCTTGATCTTTGCAGCCATGGACTAGAGCACCTCCGGAGCCAGAGAAACGATCTTCATGAACTTCTTGTCACGCAGTTCACGACCAACCGGTCCGAAGATACGGGTACCGCGGGGGTCACCGTCGCCCTTCAGGATCACAGCTGCGTTCTCGTCAAACTTGATGTAGGAACCATCCGCACGGCGGCGTTCCTTCTTGGTACGGACGATGACTGCCTTGACAACATCGCCCTTCTTTACGTTGCCGCCCGGGATTGCATCCTTGACGGTGGCGACAATGACGTCACCGATGCCTGCGTAGCGACGGCCGGATCCACCGAGAACGCGAATGGTAAGGATTTCCTTAGCACCCGTGTTGTCGGCGACCTTGAGTCGCGACTCCTGCTGAATCACTATTTACTCCTTGCGTCGCGCCGGTTCTCAGACCGAAAATCTTCCTACGGAATGAGCCTTGCGGAACGGTTGATCGGGGTGTCTCTTGACCTGCCTGGATTTTGCCAGACCAGGCCTAAACTCCCGTGCCAGAAGCAGTTGCTCCCATCCGGTCCAGGACTGGTCCTGGGCGCAAGGGGGCACTATGCCGTGGCACGCTTGTTTACGAGGTTGATGACGGCGCACGAAAGGCGCCATACAAACTCAATATCCTAGCACAGATACGGCAAGTCCCCATATCACAGAGCAGCAGTCCCTGCCCACTCCCCCGAGCAACGCACGACGGCGTCACGCACGGCAGCCTTTCGGCCCACCTGGGGTCTTGGCCCGCCCAGGTGCCGCGATCGGAAGACCTGCCCCGCCGCCGTCGGACGCTCTCTCACTTAACGGGCGTTTCTCACCGGCGGGTTCAAGGGGTCGTTGCAACACCTGAGTGATTGGGGTGTTGTTGTGGGTTTTGGTCGGCCTGAGCTGTTGCAGTCGGTGGTGCGGGTTTTCTGGGAGGCGCGGTCTTCTGGGGCATCTGATGAGGTGGCGGCGGCGGTGGCCGGTATGTCCCTGTCTGCGGCCAGGTTGATCGTCCGTCAGCATGGTGGGGTGGATCCTGCGAAGAAGCCCCCGTACGGGCGGTTCCTGTCCTTCGATGAGCGCGAGTTGATCGCTGTGTGGCGGGCGGCCGGGTGCGGCGTGCGGGAGATCGGCCGGCGTTTGGGCCGGAACCCGTCCACTGTCAGCAGGGAGCTGGGCAGGAACATCCGGAACGGGGGCAACCGTCCGTACCTGGCGTCCTCGGCGCAGAACCGTGCGCAGAAGCTGGCGCGCAGGCCTAAGGCACGGAAGCTGGCTTTCAACGAGGCCCTGGCGCTTTACGTCGCCGGAATGCTGACGGCGCGGGAACGGTTGTCCCCGGAGCAGATCAGCGCCCGGCTGCGGATTGATTTCCCCGATGATGAAAGCATGCGCATCAGCCCGGAGACTATCTATCAGTGCATCTACATCCAGGGCCGCGGCGGGCTGAGAGCCGAGCTCGCTGCTGCTCTGCGCACCGGCCGGGCCGTGCGGCAGCCAAACCGGCGCGCGGGCATGCGAAGGCCCCGGGTCCCGCAAGAGTTGCTGATCAGTGAACGCCCCGCGGAAGCCGATGACCGGGCAGTGCCCGGGCACTGGGAATCTCAATGTTTCTGTCAAGCCGCCTGAGCGGTGATGCGTGGCATTGGTTCCTGGTAGATGGTGTGGTCACGGAGCATCGCCCAGAGGACGTTGATGCGACGTCTGGCGAGGGCGATGAGGGCCTGTTTATGCGACTTTCCTTCTCCGCGCTTCCGGTCGTAATAGGTTCTTGAGGCCGCGCTGTTCTTCAAGCTGGAGAGGGCGGCGAGGTAACAGGTCCGCAGGAGCCTGCGGTTAAAGCGACGTGGTCGGTGCAGGTTCCCGCTGATTCGTCCGGAATCGCGCGGGACGGGAGCCAGCCCCGCGACGCTGGCGAGCCGGTCGACTGAGTCAAACGCGTCCAGGTTGCCGCCGATGTTCGCGAGAAAAGTAGCTGCGAGTACGGGGCCGAAGCCCGGCATGGTGAGCAAAACATCGGCGCTGTCGTGCTTCCCGAACAGGTCCGTGATCTGGGCATCGATGCCGGCGATCTCCGCATCGAGAGTGCTGATTTGCCCGGCCAGCCGGACGACCAGGGCAGAGCCTGTGGTCTGAGTTGGCAGTACGGTGTGCTGGGAGTTTGCGGCTATCAGTGCCTTCTCTGCCATCTTGGCACTATTGCGGCAGCCGCGTTTCCTCAGCCAACCGGTGAGCCGAGCTAGTCCGATCCGCCGGATGCCCTCGGGTGTCTGGTAGCCGCCCAGGAGGACCAGGGGCGCCTGTTTGGAGTAGTCGAACGCACGCTCGAGAGCCGGGAAATATTCCAGCAAGGTGGCGCGGAGCCTGTTGATCGCCCGGACACGGTCGCAGATCAGATCCGTACGGCGGGCGGTGAGGAGCCGCAGGTCAACGCTGATCTGGTCCGTGCGGCGGACTGGTTGGAGGTCCGTGCGCATCCGTGCCTGGTCAGCGATGATCCTGGCATCTTTCGCGTCGGTCTTGCCATCTCCGCGGTAGGTCTCCGCAGCGTGATGCACGATCCGTCCAGGTATATAGAGCAGTTGCTGGGCGTGCGCGGCCAACAACTCGATCAACAGGGCCGCTCCGCCGGAATTCAGATCCGTGGCCCAGCAGACTTCGCCCCCGGCCGCGATCTCCGCGATCGTGGCTATGAGTTCGAGCACTGCGTTTTCGTCGTTCTCGACCCGTTTCGAGAGCAGCACGGTCCCCGTCTGATCGATCACGACGCAATGATGTGCTCTTTTGCCTGAGTCGATTCCTACCCAGAATGCCGGCATGTTCAGTCTCCTTCGATCAGCTCCAATTTCGGTTGGCCCTGTCGTGTCAGCGACGGTCGAAAACTGAGCCATTTCGTGGGTTGAAAAGTGAGCCACGTTGACGTTGGTTATTCTGCCGTATTTTCCGGTCTTGTCGAGGGCAGCGATTCCGTCTGTGCATGTTTGAGTCGGTAGCTGGAGCCTTTGAGGGTGACGACTTCGGCGTGGTGGACGATGCGGTCGATCATGGCGGAGGCGACAACCTGGTCGCCGAACACGTCTCCCCAGCGGGCGAATGGCAGGTTCGAGGTCAGGATCAGCGAGGCGTGCTCGTAGCGTGAGGAGACGAGCTGGAAGAACAGGTTCGCGGCATCCTGTTCGAATGGAATGTAGCCGACTTCATCGACGATGATCAGCCCGTAGCGGCGCAGCCTGACCAGTTCCTGCGGCAGCCGCGCACTCTGATGCGCAGCCTGAAGTCGGGCGACCCAGTCGATGGCAGTCGCGAACAGGACCCGGTGTCCCAGCTGGGTGGCCCGCAGCCCCAGCCCGGTCGCGAGATGGGTTTTCCCGGTTCCGGGCGGGCCGAGCAGGACGATGTTGGAGGCTTCGGTGAGGAACGCACCGGTGGCCAGGTGCGCGATGGTGTCGCGTTTGAGGCCGGGCTGATGGTCGAAGCTGAAGTCCTCGAGGGATTTGCGGGCAGGGAACCCGGCAGCCCGGGCACGCATCTCGGCTCCGGAGGCTTCTCTGGCGGCGACTTCCCGGGACAGGACCGCGGCGAGGTATTCCTCATGGGTCCAGCCGGCCTCGCGGGCCTGATCCGCGAGCCTGGCTGCCGCTTCCCGGATCCGTGGCGCCTTCATCGCCCGGGAGTAGTACTCGATCTGCCCAGCAATTTCCTTCGCTTCAGCCATCACGCGACCTGCCCATCATCGAGCACGACACCGAACGCCCGGTCGTAGTCAGCCAGGTCCCGCAGCCCCGCCGTATCCGTTGGAGGTGCAGGGTTTTGGAAGGCTTTACGCATCGTCCGGGCAGCCTCGACGTGGTCCGAATCAGTGACCGTCAGGCCGGCGCCCCAGGACCGGGGATGGCATCCGACGCAGCGGCCGTCCAGGCTGATGGTGACCGTTTCCAGGTCCGCCGTGACGTCGACGAACCTGCCGATCGCCTGCGGGTGCACGGAGTAGTCGTTGGATCCCATCCGGACGTAGTAGTCCCGCGGCAGCCTGACCCTGGTGGCGAATCCGGTCACGGGCGGAACCGGCGGCAGCCCCAGCATCGCCGCTTTGTCCTGTCGGATCAGCTCCGCAGGCCGGGCACCGGTCCGTCGGACCATCCGGTTGTTCGCCTTGGGCAGCCACTGGCTGAGCTGGGCGTTGAAATCCTCCGGTGAGGCGAAGGTCCGGCCGGGCAGGAACGAGGTTTCCAGGAACTGGTTGGCCCGCTCCACCACGCCCTTGCTCTCCGGATCGTAGGGTTTGACCTGCACGATCCTGGTCGCGAGGACCCCGGCGAACGCCGCAACGCCGGCGGCGTAACTGTTCCGCCGCCCGATGCCGGTTTCGTTGTCCCAGATCAGCCGCCGAGGCACCGCGCCCAGGGATCCGATCAGCTCCCACATCCCGGCCAGCAAATCCCCGGTCATCCGCGACGGGATCATCCGGGCCATGATGAACCGTGAGTGCGAGGA
Encoded here:
- the rplX gene encoding 50S ribosomal protein L24, whose protein sequence is MAAKIKKGDLVQVITGAKAERGGDRGKQGKVLRVFTDTNRVLVEGINRVTKHTKVGQSQRGTKTGGIEVVEAPIHISNVALVDPSTKKPTRVGFRTETVERNGKQREVRIRVAKSSGKDI
- the rpsH gene encoding 30S ribosomal protein S8, translating into MTMTDPVADMLTRLRNANSAYHDTVTMPYSKLKARVADILKAEGFIAGWKEEDAEVGKKLTIELKFGPNRERSIAGVRRISKPGLRVYAKSTNLPHVLGGLGVAILSTSSGLLTDKQAGKKGVGGEVLAYVW
- the rplF gene encoding 50S ribosomal protein L6, translated to MSRIGRLPITVPAGVEVKVDGSVVSVKGSKGELNHTVASPIEVTLEADTLTVARPNDERASRSLHGLTRTLISNMIEGVTKGYEKKLEIVGTGYRVQAKGSDLEFALGFSHPVNVSAPEGITFAVETPTKLSVSGINKQQVGEVAANIRKLRKPDPYKGKGIRYAGEVIRRKVGKAGK
- the rpsE gene encoding 30S ribosomal protein S5; translation: MTEANKEKDTVSADQKATDAVAAPATETTAPAAADDRRGGARRGERGDRGQGRGERGGRGGRDGGREAEKSQFVERVVTINRVSKVVKGGRRFSFTALVVVGDGNGMVGVGYGKAKEVPAAIAKGVEEAKKSFFRVPRVGNTIPHRVQGEAAAGVVMLRPASAGTGVIAGGPVRAVLECVGIHDILSKSLGSSNAINIVHATVDALKRLEEPAAVAARRGLPLDEIAPAALVKALLSPKAGA
- the rplN gene encoding 50S ribosomal protein L14, whose product is MIQQESRLKVADNTGAKEILTIRVLGGSGRRYAGIGDVIVATVKDAIPGGNVKKGDVVKAVIVRTKKERRRADGSYIKFDENAAVILKGDGDPRGTRIFGPVGRELRDKKFMKIVSLAPEVL
- the rplR gene encoding 50S ribosomal protein L18, with translation MAISINKKRTNKSKSASRSRRQLRIRKRISGTAVRPRLVVNRSARHVFVQVVDDTIGQTVASASTLEADLRAFDGDKTAKAKRVGELVAERAKAAGIEAVVFDRGGNKYHGRIAAVADGAREGGLSL
- the rpmD gene encoding 50S ribosomal protein L30; translated protein: MAKNLIPSDSQLEITQIKSAIGGKQNQRDTLRSLGLKRIGHTVVRTADAVTVGMLNTVPHLVKVEEAK
- the rplE gene encoding 50S ribosomal protein L5, yielding MTETLETPATKIVPRLKTKYADSIKSSLMEEFKYQNVNQVPRLVKVVVNMGVGDAAKDSKLIDGAVRDLTQITGQKPQVTKARKSIAQFKLREGMPIGAHATLRGDRMWEFLDRLVTLALPRIRDFRGLSGKQFDGNGNYTFGLTEQVMFHEIDQDKIDRVRGMDITVVTTAKTDDEGRALLKALGFPFKAED
- the rplO gene encoding 50S ribosomal protein L15, which encodes MAENTADKAQAAEKQNALKVHHLRPAPGAKTAKTRVGRGEASKGKTAGRGTKGTAARYQVKAGFAGGQLPLHMRLPKLRGFKNPFRVEFQVVNLDKLNELFPEGGAVTVENLVEKGAVRKNQPVKVLGTGDITVKVDVTAHAFSASAAEKIAAAGGSTTAL